A region from the Melioribacter roseus P3M-2 genome encodes:
- the rsxA gene encoding electron transport complex subunit RsxA gives MELLIIFISAAIVNNFVLSLFLGICPFIGVSNKISSSISMGMATTFVMVISAVVSWILYFKILLPYNLEFLQIPSFILVIASLVQFVEMVIKKVSQPIYRSLGIFLPLITTNCAILGLALLLSMRNYSFMESIFFGLGAGAGFTMALVIMAGIREELEMADVPEAFKGAPITLITAGLLALAFMGFAGMI, from the coding sequence ATGGAACTTTTGATTATTTTCATATCGGCGGCTATAGTTAACAATTTTGTGCTTTCGCTCTTTCTGGGAATTTGCCCTTTTATCGGAGTTTCTAATAAAATTTCGTCTTCGATATCGATGGGAATGGCTACGACGTTCGTTATGGTTATAAGCGCCGTAGTAAGCTGGATTCTTTATTTCAAAATATTGCTTCCTTACAATCTAGAATTTCTTCAGATACCTTCGTTCATATTGGTTATCGCTTCTCTTGTTCAATTTGTAGAAATGGTAATCAAGAAGGTAAGCCAGCCGATTTATCGATCGCTCGGTATTTTCCTGCCTTTAATAACTACTAATTGCGCTATATTGGGGCTCGCCTTATTATTGTCGATGAGAAATTATTCGTTTATGGAGAGCATTTTTTTCGGACTTGGAGCCGGAGCTGGATTTACAATGGCTTTGGTTATTATGGCTGGAATACGCGAGGAACTCGAAATGGCCGACGTACCCGAAGCATTCAAAGGCGCTCCAATAACTTTAATTACCGCCGGGCTACTTGCTCTGGCATTCATGGGTTTTGCGGGAATGATTTGA
- a CDS encoding L-threonylcarbamoyladenylate synthase: MEFYELHPITPQQRFINKAVDVLRSGGVIIYPTDTVYGIGCDIFNHEALERIYTIKQDSGTKLFSFICPDLKDISKYAKVSDYAYKAMKKLLPGPYTFVLPAAREVPKKLWTKRKTVGIRIPDNKVALMLAKELGNPIISTSVTNRKGEILYDPEEIRLIFNNQIDLMLSVGALEGKPSSIIDLSEEEPEIIREGAGDISMFVV, translated from the coding sequence ATGGAATTTTATGAATTGCATCCCATTACGCCCCAGCAAAGATTCATCAACAAAGCCGTCGACGTATTACGCAGCGGAGGTGTGATTATTTATCCCACCGATACTGTTTACGGTATCGGCTGCGATATTTTCAACCATGAAGCCCTCGAACGAATTTATACCATAAAACAGGACTCTGGAACCAAACTCTTCAGTTTCATTTGTCCCGACCTGAAAGATATTTCCAAATACGCCAAGGTGTCGGACTATGCCTACAAAGCAATGAAAAAATTGCTGCCCGGTCCGTATACATTCGTACTGCCGGCGGCGAGAGAAGTGCCTAAAAAATTATGGACTAAACGAAAAACAGTAGGTATTAGAATTCCCGACAATAAAGTTGCTTTGATGCTGGCAAAGGAGTTGGGCAATCCTATTATAAGCACAAGCGTTACTAACAGAAAAGGAGAAATTTTATACGATCCCGAAGAAATACGATTGATATTCAACAATCAAATCGACTTAATGCTGTCGGTCGGCGCTCTCGAAGGAAAACCTTCGAGTATAATCGACCTGAGCGAAGAAGAACCGGAAATCATTCGCGAAGGCGCCGGCGATATCAGTATGTTCGTTGTGTAA
- a CDS encoding MFS transporter, translating to MFRKIPKPVIVLGVISFFTDFASEMLYPVTPLFLTAVLGSSMAVVGLIEGLAEITAGLMKGYFGLLSDKTGKRKIFVQVGYGLSGVVKSLPGIFPYVSTVFISRIADRIGKGIRTSPRDALLGSYSNKNNSGAVFGFHRSMDTLGAVAGPLAAIILLYFFPANYILVYLIAFIPSMLAIAFTFFVKEVKTPPAENGSSITFMTFWKTAPANYKYVVSIITLFSIVNSSDVFLILRSQDISNSDALAIAGYVFFNIVYATTSYPLGMISDKIGKKYIVSAGLTVFSIVYLIFALYQSIIIIWLCFALYGIYSASTEGIIKAWVNDLVDPSFKGSAIGLLNGMMSLGVLSGSFFTGLLWDAYGFQLPFLISSAVSLIAALMLLVKKI from the coding sequence ATGTTCAGGAAAATACCCAAACCGGTAATTGTTCTGGGCGTAATCAGTTTTTTTACCGATTTTGCCAGCGAAATGCTCTATCCTGTAACGCCGCTCTTTTTGACCGCCGTACTCGGCTCTTCGATGGCTGTGGTGGGACTTATCGAAGGTTTGGCGGAAATCACCGCCGGACTGATGAAAGGATACTTCGGCTTACTTTCGGATAAAACGGGGAAACGTAAAATTTTCGTACAAGTTGGTTACGGGCTTTCCGGCGTAGTTAAATCGCTGCCCGGAATTTTCCCGTATGTTTCTACGGTATTTATTTCCCGTATTGCAGACAGAATAGGCAAAGGAATCAGAACTTCGCCAAGGGATGCGCTGCTCGGAAGTTATTCGAACAAAAATAATTCCGGAGCGGTTTTCGGTTTTCATCGTTCGATGGATACTCTGGGCGCCGTAGCCGGACCTCTGGCGGCAATAATACTTCTTTATTTCTTTCCGGCGAATTATATTCTTGTTTATCTTATAGCATTTATTCCTTCTATGCTGGCTATTGCATTCACGTTTTTCGTAAAAGAAGTCAAAACGCCGCCGGCCGAAAACGGAAGTAGTATAACATTCATGACGTTCTGGAAAACCGCTCCTGCAAATTATAAATACGTGGTCTCGATAATTACTTTGTTTTCTATAGTCAACAGCAGCGATGTGTTCCTGATTCTGCGCTCTCAGGATATTTCAAATTCTGATGCCCTTGCCATTGCGGGATACGTTTTCTTTAATATCGTCTATGCCACGACGTCGTATCCGCTCGGAATGATTTCGGATAAGATAGGCAAGAAATATATTGTCTCTGCGGGTCTGACGGTCTTTTCAATTGTCTATTTGATATTCGCGTTATATCAATCGATTATAATTATCTGGTTGTGTTTTGCTCTTTACGGCATATACTCGGCGTCTACGGAAGGTATAATAAAAGCGTGGGTAAACGATCTGGTAGACCCTTCATTTAAAGGATCGGCTATCGGGCTGTTGAACGGCATGATGAGCCTCGGTGTGTTGAGCGGATCGTTTTTTACGGGATTGCTGTGGGATGCGTACGGATTTCAACTGCCATTCTTGATATCTTCGGCCGTCAGTCTTATCGCGGCTCTAATGCTGTTGGTAAAAAAAATTTAA
- a CDS encoding SoxR reducing system RseC family protein codes for MKEELLIEEGIVSRSLGKFSEVVLEDVTDCTECSARLICKPRGDDKKIIVAHDPFGAAPGDKVKIAISGSTIFKSAFLLYGLPVLIFIISITAAYSLEFMFPGDELTSFVIAILITGVYYAFFSFASKKFFNFPNPKIISVSRAKLNY; via the coding sequence ATGAAAGAAGAATTATTAATAGAAGAAGGAATAGTATCCAGGTCGTTGGGCAAATTTTCAGAGGTCGTTCTGGAAGATGTAACCGACTGCACAGAATGTTCCGCGCGATTAATTTGCAAACCCCGGGGGGACGATAAAAAAATAATTGTAGCACACGATCCTTTTGGAGCCGCTCCGGGCGACAAAGTTAAAATTGCAATCAGCGGATCAACCATTTTTAAATCGGCTTTCCTTCTTTACGGTCTTCCCGTTTTGATTTTTATAATCAGTATAACTGCGGCTTACTCATTAGAATTTATGTTCCCGGGCGACGAGCTGACATCCTTCGTCATAGCAATATTAATTACGGGCGTTTACTACGCATTCTTTTCATTCGCTTCAAAAAAATTTTTCAATTTCCCGAACCCCAAAATTATTTCGGTATCCAGAGCCAAGTTAAACTATTAA
- a CDS encoding glycoside hydrolase family 10 protein, with protein MKKILIIFLIVVGIVPAETKRETRAVWVATNHRLDWPPPTFDIDIQKKALIEIFDSVKAKKLNTVYFQVRSNGTVMFNSSYDPPSPYVSPGFDVLAFATEEAHKRGLELHAWINAVQVFASNSLTVDSNHIAVRKPEWILRHKDENGVSLWLDIGRPEVRNYLKNLVTELIERYDVDGIQLDYIRYPGNNIDDDYSYANYGGNENRDEWRRNNVTELIESIYKNVKSVKPYVKVGATPIGIYRNLKGMYGWEGYSQVYQDSREWLRRGILDYIAPQVYWSFEDQTAFDKIAREWVENSFGKNVIVGIAAYKPEVKAVINKMVEFSQKIGADGIAFFRYSNIKEIRIASFANISIPQRLQDAETVNDFRLSTFTAEYSEKYNSIELNWQKNTGNSSDERYYALYCLPDSNSELSNEYLIDIIPAALNSWNLEINRLKFPKCYFAITSLNKYWQESNRDFHLPYIDFFEDFRDILSYDSKPALVKGSGGEVKLLIFGEDKETIEVEYKSEQEYVLKEYTLETGKNIIVEKDAPAELKYVIITFKKSNKKNELKF; from the coding sequence ATGAAAAAAATTCTGATAATATTTTTAATCGTAGTAGGAATCGTTCCGGCAGAAACCAAAAGAGAAACGCGCGCAGTATGGGTGGCAACGAATCATCGTCTCGACTGGCCTCCGCCGACTTTTGATATCGACATCCAAAAAAAGGCATTGATTGAAATTTTCGATTCGGTTAAAGCCAAAAAATTAAATACGGTTTACTTCCAGGTCAGAAGCAACGGAACGGTTATGTTCAATTCTTCATACGACCCTCCAAGCCCTTACGTATCGCCCGGATTTGACGTCCTTGCTTTTGCAACGGAAGAAGCTCATAAGAGAGGGCTCGAACTTCACGCCTGGATAAACGCCGTTCAGGTTTTTGCGTCGAATTCTTTGACGGTCGATTCGAATCATATCGCCGTTCGAAAACCCGAATGGATATTAAGGCACAAAGACGAAAACGGAGTGTCGCTGTGGCTCGATATAGGACGACCGGAAGTAAGAAATTATCTCAAGAATCTGGTTACGGAATTAATTGAAAGGTACGACGTCGACGGCATACAGCTCGATTATATCAGATATCCCGGAAATAATATAGACGACGATTACTCTTATGCCAATTACGGCGGCAATGAAAATCGCGACGAATGGCGTAGAAACAATGTGACGGAATTGATCGAGTCGATTTATAAAAACGTGAAATCGGTAAAGCCGTACGTAAAAGTAGGAGCAACGCCGATCGGCATCTACAGAAACCTGAAAGGAATGTACGGCTGGGAAGGATATTCCCAGGTTTATCAAGATTCGCGTGAATGGCTGCGCAGAGGAATTCTCGATTATATTGCCCCGCAAGTCTATTGGTCTTTCGAAGATCAGACCGCATTTGATAAAATTGCGCGCGAGTGGGTCGAAAATTCTTTCGGTAAAAACGTGATAGTCGGTATAGCCGCTTATAAACCAGAAGTAAAAGCCGTAATAAATAAAATGGTCGAATTCTCCCAAAAGATAGGCGCGGACGGAATCGCTTTCTTCAGATATTCGAATATTAAGGAAATCCGGATCGCTTCCTTCGCAAATATTTCCATACCACAGCGGCTGCAAGACGCGGAAACTGTTAATGACTTTCGGCTTTCTACTTTTACAGCCGAATACTCGGAGAAATACAACTCGATAGAATTGAATTGGCAAAAGAATACCGGAAATTCGTCGGATGAAAGATATTACGCTCTTTATTGCCTGCCCGATTCGAATTCTGAGTTGAGTAACGAATATTTAATTGATATAATTCCTGCCGCGTTAAACTCCTGGAATTTGGAAATAAACCGATTGAAATTTCCAAAGTGTTATTTCGCAATTACTTCTTTGAACAAATACTGGCAGGAGAGCAATCGGGACTTCCATCTGCCGTATATAGATTTCTTCGAAGATTTTAGGGATATCCTGTCTTACGACTCCAAACCGGCGCTCGTAAAAGGCAGCGGAGGCGAAGTAAAATTATTAATTTTCGGCGAGGATAAAGAAACAATCGAAGTTGAATATAAATCGGAACAAGAATACGTGCTTAAAGAATATACGTTGGAGACGGGTAAGAACATCATTGTTGAAAAAGATGCTCCGGCGGAATTGAAATATGTTATTATCACATTCAAAAAATCCAATAAAAAGAACGAACTGAAATTTTAA
- a CDS encoding RnfABCDGE type electron transport complex subunit B, translated as MDSILIIALATMGGLGFIFAGGLAFADRKLRVEENPLIAKVSELLPNANCGACGNAGCYDFAVKVVEGKLAPTSCPVCDEEAAAEIAKLTGGDGVNAIKLLPRILCGGGDGKAKNKDVHYKGPSKCALTDIVAGGDKKCSYGCLGGGDCVEACKFNAIYIGNDKLPVVIEELCKGCGLCAQACPRGIIEMHPAERDLFVYCKSHDDPKTSKENCSAACIGCGICARNSNGAVEIIDNLAVINYELLNPGEIPIEKCSTRAIKKIEKNKMTVSLN; from the coding sequence ATGGACTCGATATTGATAATAGCTTTGGCAACCATGGGAGGACTCGGATTCATATTCGCCGGCGGACTCGCGTTTGCCGACAGGAAATTGAGAGTGGAAGAAAATCCTCTAATTGCAAAAGTTAGCGAACTCCTTCCCAATGCAAACTGCGGCGCCTGCGGCAATGCCGGTTGTTACGATTTTGCAGTCAAAGTAGTCGAAGGGAAATTAGCTCCTACTTCCTGCCCGGTATGCGACGAAGAAGCAGCCGCGGAAATTGCAAAACTTACAGGCGGCGACGGCGTCAACGCAATAAAACTTTTACCGCGTATCCTTTGCGGCGGCGGCGACGGCAAAGCTAAAAATAAAGACGTTCACTACAAAGGACCTTCGAAGTGCGCTTTGACGGACATTGTAGCCGGAGGCGATAAAAAATGCAGCTACGGTTGCCTCGGCGGCGGCGATTGTGTAGAGGCTTGCAAATTCAATGCAATCTATATCGGTAACGACAAACTCCCCGTCGTAATCGAAGAGCTTTGCAAAGGCTGCGGACTGTGCGCTCAAGCCTGCCCGCGCGGAATAATCGAAATGCATCCGGCTGAGAGAGATTTGTTCGTCTATTGCAAAAGCCACGACGACCCCAAAACTTCCAAAGAGAATTGCTCGGCGGCTTGTATCGGATGCGGCATTTGCGCCCGAAATTCGAATGGCGCCGTTGAAATTATAGACAACCTTGCGGTCATAAATTACGAGTTATTGAATCCCGGGGAAATTCCGATTGAGAAGTGTTCGACACGCGCAATAAAAAAAATCGAGAAAAATAAAATGACTGTTTCTCTGAACTGA
- a CDS encoding FAD:protein FMN transferase — protein MKKYLVILILLAAACSEDTTYKRVSIVMGSAIEIQVRGVNEVTANKAITASFEEARRLDTLFSTYIDGNPMWKINNTIADEILIDREIFHVMRRCDELWKLTGGAFDPAVANLGLLYGFDNDEDNYRIPSEGEIQNALSNSGWKHITLREPNILVKPAGVKINFNSCIPGYAADRIANLLSNYGVKEYLINVGGEIFARGKDWKVGIQHPRNPNDFLAVIKVDGFGVATSGDYEKYIDSNGKRITHIFNPVTGKPAGHYESVTVIAPDAMTADALSTALFVMEIDEALNLINSLENTEAVFVDSSGTIRKSLNFDKYIAGE, from the coding sequence ATGAAAAAATATCTTGTCATATTGATTTTGCTCGCGGCTGCCTGTTCCGAGGACACAACTTACAAGCGCGTTTCAATCGTAATGGGAAGCGCCATAGAAATACAGGTTCGGGGGGTAAACGAAGTAACTGCAAACAAAGCAATAACGGCTTCATTCGAGGAAGCGCGCCGACTCGACACTCTATTTTCAACTTACATCGACGGCAATCCGATGTGGAAAATTAACAATACAATTGCCGACGAAATTCTTATTGACCGTGAAATATTTCACGTTATGAGAAGATGCGACGAATTGTGGAAGTTAACCGGCGGAGCGTTTGATCCCGCCGTTGCAAACCTCGGGTTGCTCTACGGTTTCGATAACGACGAAGACAATTATCGCATTCCTTCCGAAGGAGAAATTCAAAATGCTCTTTCGAATTCCGGATGGAAACATATTACTCTGCGCGAACCGAATATACTCGTCAAACCTGCCGGCGTCAAAATAAATTTCAATTCCTGTATCCCCGGCTACGCCGCCGACAGGATTGCAAATCTGCTATCAAATTACGGCGTTAAAGAATATCTGATTAACGTGGGCGGCGAAATTTTTGCCAGAGGGAAAGATTGGAAAGTCGGAATTCAGCATCCGCGAAATCCGAACGATTTTCTCGCGGTCATAAAAGTCGACGGCTTCGGGGTGGCGACTTCGGGCGACTATGAAAAATATATCGATTCGAACGGTAAAAGGATTACGCATATTTTCAATCCCGTGACGGGCAAACCTGCCGGTCATTATGAATCGGTTACCGTAATTGCGCCTGACGCTATGACCGCCGACGCTCTGTCGACCGCTCTTTTCGTAATGGAAATTGACGAGGCTTTGAATTTGATAAACTCGCTCGAAAATACCGAAGCGGTTTTTGTCGACTCGTCAGGGACAATCCGCAAATCTCTTAATTTCGATAAATATATCGCGGGGGAATAA
- the rsxE gene encoding electron transport complex subunit RsxE, with amino-acid sequence MKKQISYWKEFTKGLWEINPTFKQALGMCPTLAVTVSAINGVAMAMATTFVLIFSSLLISLIRKWIPNQVRIAAYIVIIATFVTIADLVMKAKFPELSKALGPFVPLIVVNCLILGRAEAFASKNNPLRSLLDALGNGAGFLIALTLMGSIRELFGNGTVFAYRILPDSFEPLLIMILPAGAFITLGLMMGLANGYVNKKKKSDIDSVITEYKESRATLGEGKV; translated from the coding sequence ATGAAAAAACAAATTTCATACTGGAAAGAATTTACCAAAGGATTATGGGAAATCAATCCGACGTTTAAACAGGCGCTCGGAATGTGCCCAACGCTTGCGGTTACAGTCTCCGCAATTAACGGCGTGGCAATGGCTATGGCAACAACATTCGTGCTGATTTTTTCGAGTTTGTTGATATCGTTAATCAGAAAATGGATTCCCAATCAGGTGCGCATAGCGGCGTATATTGTTATAATCGCTACTTTTGTAACCATAGCCGACCTGGTAATGAAGGCAAAATTTCCCGAATTGAGCAAAGCGCTCGGTCCTTTTGTGCCTTTAATTGTAGTCAACTGTTTGATTCTCGGCAGAGCCGAAGCTTTTGCTTCCAAGAACAATCCGCTTCGTTCTTTGCTCGATGCGCTCGGCAACGGCGCCGGTTTTTTAATTGCCCTTACTTTAATGGGAAGCATTCGCGAATTATTCGGCAACGGAACTGTCTTCGCCTACCGGATTTTACCGGACTCCTTCGAACCTCTGTTAATCATGATTTTGCCTGCCGGTGCTTTTATTACTCTCGGATTAATGATGGGATTAGCAAACGGCTACGTGAACAAAAAGAAAAAGTCCGATATCGATTCGGTTATAACCGAATATAAAGAAAGCAGAGCAACTCTCGGGGAGGGTAAAGTTTAA
- a CDS encoding DUF192 domain-containing protein: MGKNKSKKSKNQNKMIKIVAALAAVVFLIYLLNLPGLFMKKEKGNEELNAALKNKTAFSFVKEGELSFVNNKDEQIVKIDVEIADDDIQRATGLMYREYMAENQGMLFIFPHESPQSFWMKNTILPLDIIFVDAGGNIVKIHKYTTPYSETSYQSGKPAKYVVEVNAGFADKYGIREGDRIVWRRL; this comes from the coding sequence ATGGGAAAAAACAAATCAAAAAAGAGTAAAAATCAAAACAAAATGATTAAGATTGTAGCCGCCTTGGCCGCGGTCGTTTTTTTGATCTATCTGTTAAATTTACCCGGACTTTTTATGAAAAAAGAAAAAGGCAACGAGGAATTGAACGCGGCGTTGAAAAACAAAACTGCTTTTTCTTTCGTGAAAGAAGGAGAGCTTTCTTTCGTTAATAATAAAGACGAGCAGATTGTTAAGATCGACGTGGAAATAGCCGACGACGATATTCAACGCGCCACCGGTTTGATGTATCGAGAATATATGGCTGAAAATCAGGGCATGCTTTTCATCTTTCCGCACGAAAGTCCGCAATCTTTCTGGATGAAGAACACTATACTGCCGCTCGATATAATATTTGTAGACGCCGGCGGGAATATCGTTAAAATTCATAAGTACACCACTCCATATTCCGAAACGTCGTATCAGTCGGGCAAACCCGCAAAATACGTCGTGGAAGTTAACGCCGGCTTTGCGGATAAATACGGAATCCGGGAAGGCGATCGAATTGTCTGGCGTAGATTATAA
- the rsxC gene encoding electron transport complex subunit RsxC: MTTTFKGGVHPAEMKELTSEKPFEFLPLPEQICLPLSQHAGKQALLLKKKGDAVRKGEMIAEPDGFISAPIHSPVTGKINKTTSIITLTGIRSEAVIINRSDIDEDDLMEPLNPVTVAREKIIERVKQAGIVGQGGAAFPTYVKLSPPPDKKIDYVILNACECEPYLTRDYRFLIEKTEEVITGLKLILKAAGVLYGIIGVEDNKPEAIKKLENVLRNEENISLKVLKTKYPQGAEKMLIKAVTGREVPPGKLPFDVGCIIHNVGTAVSIYNAVVKGEPQINAFLTVSGLGIVEPKNLIVPVGTPLKNIIDYCGGIKENAKKIVAGGPMMGFAQFDLNSPVTKATSGILVLTGKEAPGIKESNCLNCGRCLSVCPLDLAPTRLYKFSRFDKFEEAIDIGLQTCMECGTCTYNCPAGIPLVQWIRYGKRKSSALLKQKTN, from the coding sequence ATGACCACGACTTTTAAAGGCGGAGTTCATCCGGCAGAGATGAAAGAACTAACTTCGGAAAAACCTTTCGAGTTCTTACCTCTTCCGGAGCAAATTTGTTTACCTCTTTCTCAGCACGCAGGCAAACAAGCGTTATTATTGAAGAAGAAAGGCGACGCCGTCAGGAAAGGCGAGATGATAGCCGAACCCGACGGTTTTATATCCGCTCCGATTCATTCTCCTGTTACCGGAAAAATTAACAAAACCACTTCGATAATAACGTTAACGGGAATACGGTCGGAGGCAGTAATAATAAATCGCTCGGATATTGATGAAGACGATCTGATGGAACCGCTCAATCCCGTCACAGTTGCCCGCGAAAAAATAATAGAACGAGTTAAACAAGCCGGCATTGTCGGACAGGGCGGGGCGGCATTTCCTACTTATGTAAAATTATCGCCTCCGCCGGACAAAAAAATCGATTACGTTATTCTTAACGCTTGCGAGTGCGAACCATACCTTACGAGAGACTACCGATTCCTTATCGAAAAAACGGAAGAAGTGATTACAGGTCTGAAATTGATCTTGAAAGCTGCAGGCGTGCTTTACGGAATAATCGGCGTTGAAGACAATAAGCCGGAAGCCATTAAAAAACTGGAAAATGTTTTGAGAAACGAAGAAAACATTTCTCTTAAAGTATTAAAAACAAAATATCCTCAGGGCGCTGAGAAAATGTTGATAAAAGCCGTTACAGGAAGAGAAGTTCCTCCCGGCAAACTGCCTTTTGACGTCGGTTGCATTATTCATAATGTCGGCACGGCGGTTTCCATTTACAACGCCGTTGTAAAAGGGGAGCCTCAGATAAATGCATTTTTAACAGTCTCCGGACTCGGAATAGTCGAGCCCAAAAATCTTATTGTGCCTGTCGGAACGCCTTTAAAAAACATTATCGATTACTGCGGAGGCATTAAAGAAAACGCAAAAAAAATAGTAGCGGGCGGACCGATGATGGGATTTGCGCAATTCGATTTGAATTCCCCCGTTACAAAAGCCACTTCGGGAATATTGGTTCTTACGGGAAAAGAAGCGCCCGGAATAAAAGAAAGCAACTGTTTGAATTGCGGCAGATGTTTGTCCGTTTGTCCGCTCGATCTCGCGCCCACGCGTTTATATAAATTTTCAAGATTCGACAAATTCGAAGAAGCGATTGATATCGGATTGCAGACCTGTATGGAATGCGGCACATGTACATACAATTGTCCTGCGGGTATTCCCCTTGTGCAATGGATCAGATACGGGAAACGGAAATCTTCTGCTTTATTAAAACAAAAGACAAATTAA
- a CDS encoding RnfABCDGE type electron transport complex subunit D has protein sequence MSNSANQTVNVISGLELSSSPHVHSKFTTQQVMWLVNLSLLPALISAAVFFGLYQLVVIGVSCAAAVLSEIVVKIIRKSEITIYDGSAFLTGLLLGLIIPPNFSLTSAAIGSAFAIIIGKELFGGLGFNIFNPALVGRAFLQAAYPVAMTTWSKPNFAVDTVTSATPLAAFKFDKMITGIEPLIIGNVGGSIGETSALAIIIGGVFLIGIKIVNWRIPLSMILGLILFGSIFWFIDPIKYPNPLFHLFSGGFLLGAFFMATDWVTSPYTSAGMWIYGLLISLIIVVIRLFGGLPEGVMYGILIMNAFVPLINRLTHPKIFGEAK, from the coding sequence ATGTCTAATTCGGCAAATCAAACGGTCAATGTAATTTCGGGATTGGAACTGAGCAGTTCGCCTCATGTTCATTCCAAATTTACAACTCAACAGGTAATGTGGCTGGTAAATTTATCTTTGCTGCCGGCTCTAATTTCGGCTGCGGTATTTTTCGGATTATATCAGTTGGTCGTAATCGGCGTAAGTTGCGCAGCGGCTGTTTTATCCGAGATAGTCGTTAAAATAATCAGGAAATCCGAAATTACGATTTATGACGGAAGCGCGTTTTTAACGGGGTTGCTTCTCGGTTTAATCATACCTCCGAATTTTTCATTGACATCCGCCGCCATCGGTTCGGCGTTCGCAATTATTATCGGGAAAGAATTATTCGGCGGACTCGGTTTTAATATTTTTAATCCGGCTCTCGTCGGTAGAGCTTTTCTCCAGGCGGCATATCCCGTCGCAATGACGACATGGAGCAAACCGAATTTTGCAGTCGACACGGTTACGTCGGCAACGCCGCTTGCAGCTTTCAAATTCGACAAAATGATAACGGGAATCGAACCTTTGATTATCGGGAACGTAGGCGGTTCGATTGGAGAGACTTCCGCCTTGGCGATTATAATCGGAGGCGTATTTTTGATCGGGATTAAAATTGTCAATTGGCGAATACCGTTATCTATGATTTTGGGATTGATTCTGTTCGGTTCAATTTTCTGGTTTATTGATCCGATCAAATATCCCAATCCTCTGTTTCATCTTTTCAGCGGCGGATTTTTATTGGGCGCATTCTTCATGGCGACCGATTGGGTAACTTCTCCTTATACTTCCGCGGGCATGTGGATTTACGGTTTATTGATCTCGCTTATAATAGTAGTAATACGACTCTTCGGAGGTCTGCCGGAAGGAGTAATGTACGGCATTTTAATAATGAACGCTTTTGTGCCGCTTATCAACAGATTGACGCACCCGAAAATTTTCGGGGAGGCAAAATGA
- a CDS encoding FMN-binding protein, which yields MNNSIKMIIALTSIALASGAVLSGVSNWAAPHIEANRIAETEAAIYLVHNNAKSYKKIETDLGEVYKVYDEKSVPAGYSIVAEGNGFQGKIRLMIGTDTALAKITAIEILEQVETPGLGSLITEDEFRNQFKNLSALPSVNWVKGKAPEKPNEIEAITGATISSKSVCKIINDVLEKARIEKQSNKL from the coding sequence ATGAACAACAGCATTAAAATGATTATCGCGCTTACTTCAATAGCTTTGGCGTCGGGAGCGGTTCTATCAGGCGTTTCGAACTGGGCGGCTCCTCATATCGAAGCTAACAGAATTGCCGAGACCGAAGCCGCTATTTATCTGGTGCATAATAATGCAAAAAGCTATAAGAAAATTGAAACCGACTTAGGCGAAGTCTATAAAGTTTATGACGAAAAAAGCGTTCCTGCCGGTTATTCCATTGTAGCCGAAGGCAACGGCTTTCAGGGAAAGATCAGACTAATGATCGGAACGGATACGGCGCTTGCCAAAATTACGGCAATCGAAATTCTGGAACAGGTCGAAACGCCCGGACTCGGCTCCCTAATTACTGAAGACGAATTTAGGAATCAATTCAAAAATTTATCCGCTCTACCGTCGGTAAATTGGGTTAAAGGCAAAGCGCCGGAAAAGCCGAACGAAATAGAGGCGATTACAGGAGCGACCATTTCCTCCAAATCCGTTTGCAAAATTATTAACGACGTGTTAGAAAAAGCAAGAATCGAAAAGCAATCGAATAAACTATGA